The window CAAAAAGATCAAGGGTCGCTACGCTCCTCAACAGAGGCAGGGCTTAATGGCTCTGCTAGCCCCACAGAAATCGCGGCGAACAGTCCCGAACCCGTAACCACAGATTCAGAAATCGGGGCCAGAGAGAAAGCAATGGGTGATTCTGCCTTATTGGCGTCACCACATCTCCCTGTTTCCTCCTCATCCTCTTCTTACCCCTCCCTCTTGGAACAAACCGTGTGGGAAACCCGCGAGGTTGAAGTGATTAATGATGTGTTAACAGATGAGCGCTTCCTCAGTGAGGGTGAAGAAATTCGACAACGAGCGATCGCCTATCAACAAACCAACATTCGATCAACCTTGGTGGTGCCGCTGATTAGTCAACAAGAGCTAGTCGCCGTTCTGGCTCTGCATCAGTGTGAGCAGCCTTACTATTGGCAGGATGACGAAATTCAGTTGGTGGTAATGGTTGCCGATCAAGCCGCGTTGGCGCTTTCCCAGGCACGGGCTTACGAACAAGTGCGGGCGTTGGCAACCCAGCAAGCTCTAGTGAATACCATCACCAACGCCATCCGTTCCACCTTAGACCCCCAAGAGATTTTTACCGCCATTACTCAACAATTAGGACAAGCGATCAAAGTGGATGGCTGTACTTTATCGCTTTGGAGAGAAGAGGACGAATTTGTCCAATGTGTGGGCTTGTATGATGGCAAATCGGCTCAAGTAGTGGAATCTGAAGACACAGAAAATTTCAATACAGCCTTTATTAATCAATTCTCCAACTCTAGCTCTGTGACTCATCAGTTACCCCAATCCCTTGTCCCCATTTCAGGGAATCCGGTGCTGCAACAGCTCGTGAGAACCCAACAGCCAGTCGCGATCGATGATTTGGCAGCGAACCCAGAAATGAAAGGGTTTGACCTTCCCTTTCGCAAACCCGCACGAGCACTTTTGGTGGTACCTTTATTGGCGGATAGTGCCAGCAGTAATGCTAGCGTGAGCGACGCCCGCACAACCCCAAGATTGCCAGGACAACCATCGGGCAAAATTATTGGCAGTATTACCTTGCGCCACACTTACCGCCCTCGCCATTGGCTACCCTCAGAAATTAATTTAGCTCAGGCTGTGGCTGCACAAGCCGCGATCGCCGTTCAGCAGTCACGACTCTATCAGAAAACACGGCAACAAGCTGAGCGGTTAATGGAATTAGACCGGCAGAAGACCGAGTTTTTCCAAAATATTTCCCATGAATTCCGCACGCCCCTGACCCTAATGATTGGGCCACTAGAATCGGTGATTGAGCGGAAACAGGATTTACCTTACGAACAATGTGCGATCGCCCTACGGAATTCTCGACGATTATTGCGCTTAGTCAATCAACTCCTCGATTTACATCGACTGGATGCCGGTCGGATGCAAGCCAGTTTCCGTCCCTGTAACTTAGTCCAGTTTGTCAGTCAAATTGTCGAAGCGTTTCGGCCTTACTGTGACAAAAAGAACATCCGTCTTTCAACGCAGCTCACACGTTGTACCTCGGTTTATGTCGATTTAGAAAAATTTGATAAGGTGCTTTATAACCTCCTGTCTAATGCCATGAAGTTTACCGAAGCTGGGGGGAATATTACCATCAAGGTAGAATCGGCAGGAGACCATGTCCGGTTGCAGATTAGCGACACGGGCATTGGCATTAAGAAGGAGCAAGTACCCCATTTATTTGAGCGGTTCCGGCAGGCAGAAGGGTCGGTTAATCGCAGTTATGAGGGCAGCGGTTTGGGGCTGGCTTTGGTGAAAGAATTGGTGGAACTGCATGGAGGTCAAATTTCGGTCGAGTCGGTTTATTCAGAAGGCACGACCTTTACCGTGTGGCTACAAACGGGGACTTCTCACCTACCCGTTGAGCAAGTACTGGAAGTGCCCACAGAAATGCAGGTAAGTCGGGCATCGGTGGAATTAGCCGACTTAGAAATCGAATTACCCGTAGAGGAAGAAGAACAGGGAACTGGAGAACCTCAGATCAAGGTGGCGGGAGTGCCTGCTTCTCCCCCATCCCAAATCTTGGTCGTAGACGATAATTCAGATTTACGCGCCTATGTGTCCCGCATTCTGCGGCAGGAGGGCTATCAAATTCGGATAGCTCGAAACGGAGCAGAAGGGTTCGAGGTCGCTCAGGAGTATCGTCCCCAGCTCATTGTGGCGGATTTGATGATGCCGGAGGTATCGGGTTTAGATATGATTCGGATGATTCGCGACACCGAAGAGTTGAAAGGGACACCGATTATTCTGCTCACGGCAAAAGCCGATGAAGCGACGCGAATTGAAGGCACTGAACAAGGGGCCGATGCTTATCTGTCGAAGCCGTTTAACGACCGGGAATTATTAGCAGAAGTACGGAATTTGTTGGCACTCAAGGCGAATGAGCAACGGGTGCTTGAATTGAATACCTATCTGACAGAGTCGGTACTGCGGCGCTTTTTGCCTCCGGCAATGGTTCAAAGGGCAGCCAAGGGCGAACTGGAACTGGATTTAAGTCCAGAACAGACTCTGATTACAACCTTGTTCAGTGATATTGTAGGCTTTACTCAGCTATCCAATACCTTGCGATCGCGTCGCGTAGCCGAGTTACTCAACGAGTACCTCGCCGCGATGACTCAGGCCGTTTTTGATAATGGTGGTACGGTTGATAAGTTTATGGGTGATGGAATTTTGGCCATTTTTGGTGCTCCGGAGGTTCTATCACCAAAAGAGCAAGTACGAAGAGCTGTCGCAACAGCACGGCAAATGTTGCGTTCCCTAGAGCAGCTCAACCAGCGCTGGGAAGAACAGGGGATTGTCGGGAAAGATGGACCCCCGCCTGTGAGATTCCGTTGTGGCATTCACCAAGGAACAGCGGTTGTGGGAATGTTTGGAGGCAAGGAACGCTCAGACTATACAGCCATTGGGCCTTCGGTTAACATTGCTTCGCGACTACAAGAAGCGGCTGAACCCAATTCAATTCTCGTCTCAGCCCAGGTCGCTGACTGGTTGGATGATCATGAAATTACCAAGTTCCGTCCCCTGATGCTCAAAGGTGTGGATGAGACGGTACTCACATTTTCAGTCAAGCCAATGACCAACGATTCTGACAAAATGTGACCTCAGCTCAGTGATATATAAATGTCTATGCTCAACCGTCAATTAACCTGACTCAAAAGGAATCTAATTTTGAGTCATGAGCGTCTACTTACAATGCACAAATTAGCGAATGCGTGTTAATCATGAACATTTCACAATGCCTGCAAGTCGCTGGGCTAGCTGTTGCTTCCTTGCTTACCATCGGTACATTGAGTCCGACAACCGCCGCTACTTTTGACGATGCAGAAGTGAACGGCAATAATTTTATTGCTGTCGCAGCTCCCTACGGCGACAACAAGCATCAACTCCTGATTATCGAACAACTTTCCAATCGGCGACCCTGCTGGAGCGAAACGGGCAGCAACCCAGTTACGGTCGAGCCTCTACTCCTAAAGTTTGACTTTACAGGGATTTGTGGACGTAGCACCGATAGTAATGGCTATTCGCTCCGCATGAGTGGTGAAGACCTCGGTTTAGACTATCTTCTCAGAATCGTTGAGCGTAATGGGGAATTGGTGCTGGTTGGGACACCTCGCGTCAATCGCAGTGCAGGAGAGGTTGAAATTGGCAGCACGCAGGGCATGACGAATGGTTTTGCCAAGATTATTCTCAACCCAGGTTGGCGGTTTACAAGAAGAACCTATCAAGGAAAGTCTTTAGGCCATATCTACCTGACGACTGATTCATCAGCTCCCGTAGCCTCCCAGTCGAATACGCCACCTCGAAATCTACCGAGTTCTCAACCTTCATTTTCTAGTCCTCCGCCTGTACCATCATCTCCTCCTGAGCGGGAGTTGATTTTTACCAAGCCTGGAGATGACTCAACGGCTCCATCAATCGGGGTTCCAAGCACTCCAGTTCCGTCGTCTCCTTCTACGCCAGAGCGTCAGATTCCTGTGTTTGTGGTGCCAACCAACTAGTGCAAGACAGCAAAAGTTTCTGACCACCTCTGTGCAAGCAGGGGAGCGGGGGAGCGGGGGAGCGGGGGAGCAGGGAAGATTTTAGCTGGTCAGTTATTTCTGCCATGCTGCAATAGTGCAAGACGGCAAAAATTTCCCACCAGTCCGGTGAAAGCAGCGATGTATTAGACATCTCCGAAAAAAAATCTGAAAACCTTATCCTGTCTTGGTGAAAACCTAATTTCTGGAGATGTCTATACTTTATACAATACATCAGCGCTACTTTGCCGTAGCGATGGGAAAATTTACTGATTAAAACTAAAACGACCGTCTACTTTTTCTCCATCAATATCAGAAATAATTTTCACCTGATATTGACCCGTTGCTGTTGCTGGCAATAGAGCAGCGTAATGTTTACCTGCCGCATCATAGGGAAGGTAGTGGATACAATGCGATCCCTCTTTGATGGTACAACCAGCTAATTTCTGGGAACACTAAAATTGGTTTAGTTCTCAGGAGTTATGAGCAACATTATTGGGATGATAACCGTCCTAGTCGGTGCAGTAGGGGCAGGAGTTTCAGTGTGGTTTGTATCGAGGCAGCAGCGACAACAGGAGCAAGAGCATCATCAGGAAACAGAGCGTCGCCTCCTCGCTCAACTAGAACAAGAAAGACACCAGCATGAAGAAGTAGAGCGTCAGCAACAACAGGAGCAAAAACATTATCAGGAAACAGAGCGTCGCCTCCTCGCTCAACTAGAGCAAGAAAGACGCCAGCGTCAAGAGATTGAACGTCAGCGTCAACAGGAGCAAGAACGTCATCAGGAAACAGAGCGCCGCCTCCTCGCTCAACTAGAACAAGAAAGACGCCAGCACCAAGAAGTAAGTCCAAAAGACTTGAATCAGGAGCCAAATCAAGAAGCAACCCCGCCAGAGCCTCATTTTCCTTCATGGGATAGTTTTAATCATGTCATTCAAACTGGTATTGGTGATTTGGAAAAGTCTCTAACTAACTCGTTTGAAGAGGTGGCTACTCCAACTCCAGAAAGAACGCCAAACTTTGTTTTGAAACTGCGCGATCTACTAGCCTCAGGAAAATGGGAGGAAGCGGACAAGGAAACACTTAAGATTATGCTCCAGGTGGCGGGTCGAGAGAAAAAAGGTTGGCTCGATGTGGCATCCATCCAAAACTTTCCATGCGAAGATTTCCGCGTTATAGACCAACTTTGGTTGCAATCCTCTAACGGGCGCTTCGGATTTAGTGTTCAAAAGCACATTTGGAAAAGTGTAGGAGGAAATCTCAAAGCTGACGACAAAATATATAAAGCCTTTGGCGATCTCGTAGAATGGCGAGTGAATGAAAACTGGCTACAAATCAATGATCTTACCTTTGAACCATCAGCTCCCGTTGGACATCTGCCTGCTACTGCTGTCAGGTTGGGTGGATTAAGTTGGGGTGTAGATGGGTTTTGGTGGGAAAAAAGAGAAGCTTACGTGTTTCTTCTTTCCGAGAAAGATTGGTAACTTCTAACATCTTCACACAATAGGCCAAAGCGATCATTTTTTTTAAGCCTATTCAAAAGGTCTCGTTTCCCGTTGGCTCATTGTGGACAAGACCTTGCTTCTGATAGCGATAGGAGGCTACAACGGGGTAAACAATACCGCGTAGCCGATTGATGCAACCAACGGGACGATGGACTGCTAGACCGTTCCAGGGAGAAAATCGCAGGTTTTCACAGAAATCGTATTGTTTTTCAAAATTAATGATCTGATGCTTAACGGTAAGACGACCGACAGTGAAGAAGGGTGATTCGCTTTCCTTCCAGGTAATCGTGGTATCGTCGATGGACATGTTTGGGCTGGTTTGGAACTGAATACCAAAGTCCCAGCAGTATTCAGCATCAGGTTTCGCCAGAGATTGAATTAGGTCATCTCGGTAGTAATTATCAGGTTGATTGGGAGCTAAACCGAGTGCTTTGGCGCGATCAAAGAAGGGAAGTTTAGGAATTCCTGGTCGAGACTGGAATGGAATCCTGTCATGCGGGGGTTGGCTTGAAACTGGAGTAAACGCATATTTAATTACAGCAGGATATTCGACAGGAACTAAACTCGTCTTCGAGGCATCAAAATTGGGTTTAAGACCCAAAGCAGAGGCTGAACTACTCCAATACTTTTGTGTTAGTAAACTTTTCGGAAACTGGCTCGTACCCTTGATGAGTGCTAAGAACTGCCTAGGATGTTTAAAGAGCCACTTCTTTGTTGCCTCGTCTGACTCGACGACAGCAGAAAAAAAGCCGTAGTAGTCTCTGATGCTTTTAACAAAGAAAAACTCCGAATTGTGAACAATAATGTCCTGGGTTTTCGACTCATAGCTTTGCTCAAGCCGTTCCCCTTCAACGCCCATCACTTTCACTGCCATTGAGCGGGTGTCTGACACGTAATCATTTTCTACTTGAAAGCGCCCGTTGGCAAATCGCAGCCAAACAGGATATTGTTTGGGTAAAGAAAGTAAGCCTTGCTTAATGGAAATGGCATTGAGTTGCGAAGAAGTCAATGAGGCATGTTTGTTCAATTCGCGTTTAATCACTTCTTCATCAATGTCAAAGATTTCAAGAGTTCCTTTAACAGCAGCATGACTTTTGGTATGGGTATCTCGCAGCGCCCGCTCTTTGTCTTTATATAGATTATCCATGCGGGTCTTGACTTGCTCGACCAGGAGATCGTAGTATTTGCGTTCATCCTGTTCGGGATACTCTGTAAATAATTTCTGGATCATATTTACCTTCTTTCGCCGCTGTACAGCTTGTTCATCGACAACTTAAAGATTGAAACTGACTTTGTACTTGCGATCGCTTGGAGGAACATTGCGATTCACTAAATCGGAAACCGTTTTGGTATTTTGAATAATTTCCCAACCAACGGGAGAAAAGGTATCCTTGTTGAAGATTTTAGGTGATAACAAAGGATTAGTTAAGGCTTGGGAGAAAGCATCAATGCCAATTAACCGTGCTACTAGAGGCGGTATAGCGGAATTTTCCCGCACATCTTCAGCGTACAATCCGACAAAAAATTCAATCTTATCAACATGACCATATAACTCTTTTAATTTCTGTTGTGCATATTCATCACCGGTAATTTGATTGAAATCAGTCACCCTGGGAAAACCACACATTTCGCGGTAATCATTGTAGCTGGCTAATTGCGCCTGTCGTCCTAGTTTAATACTGGCTAGTTCAGTAGCATCAATAAAGGTGTAGGGTGTGCCTGAGATTGGGAAATCAGGCGTATTAAATAAACCTATTCTGGTACCCGGTTGGGAACAAGTCTCTTCCATCAAGGCACCCAACCCTTTATCAATTAACATTTGATTATTCCAAAGGGAATCGTACATGGGTGTTTCTTTGCCGTCATATATAAATTTTTCGGGCAGTGCACTATGCCAGCGATAGACCAGACTAAATTCAAGAGCCATCCAATTTTCTCGATACCAGCTTTCCTTGGCAAAAGCTTCAGGGTCGGCAAAGAATTTAAATTTATAGGGCGTAATGTGGAAAATATACTCTTCCATAATGATATTTAAAACAATCACCATGAGAATATTTCTCGCGGTTTGGAATAGCCTTTCATCGTCCCATTCCGGGTAATTTTTTGACAAAATATCACAAATTCGATTATGTTCCCTGATGCATAAAGTGTTGAGCATGACATAGCCAATTTGGACGTTTGCTCGTTCAACTCCCATTGCAAAGAGCTTGGCTTTCTTTTCGGGGGGTTGTCTTTTCTCATCATTCAGGGGTGCATGAAGACCCTCAAATTGAGGATCGATAATACTATTCTCAGGATCGGCATAATAAAAGAGTGGATATTCTTCTTCTACCCCATCGTGGCGCTTGAGTTTCTGGGTTTTAAATTTCCCATCTTTGAAAGCTCTGATAAGATTTGTCTGTTTACGGGTTAACCCGTAAACATTACACATATCAATTTGATGATTGGAGGTATTTTTGAAGCGGTTTTGCTGATCGATCCGTAGAAAACTATCAGTAAACCACTGCACCCAATAGGGAAAAAGCAGAGTCGATTTTGGTGAATAAATCGTTTTTCCATCTCTTTTTTGGAATAAAACCTTTAAGTCTTTGATTTCCGGTAAATTTCCATCTTTGTTAAATTCCGGGTCGGGAGGTAAATGTCGCCCAGTATAAGTCCGGTCTGTAAGTGAATCCCAAGAGGTATAGGCATCAGTTTTCTTGGGAATGTTTGTCCCTGGAATGCAGGGATCTAGGGTCATTAAGCTATAGGGAAGGGGGCGAGTCGGAATTTTATAAATGATACTATTCAGAAAAAATTTGTTGATTTTACGTTTCAAAGGTTCATAACTTTGAACTAAATTCCACAAGGGTTTGAAATTGCTCAAAGCATAGACTAAAGCTTTGTTGCTTAATCCGTCTCTAGATGTATCTCTTGCCATGATTGCTTTTCCTTTTATTTTTTATAGATGAAAACGCTTGCTTAGGTTCAATTTTGAGGTCTTGATGAAGTCTTCTTACTTCTCCAAATTTTGAATAAGTTTGGGGAGAACTTTTTCTAGATTCTTGGGACGATAGTCCTTTCGGACTTGCAAACGCTTGATAGTGCTTTCATGAAGATCTTCAATGACATCGCCCACTTCGCGGAACTTGATTCCTGCCAACTTGAAGAACCCAGGATCGTTCTTAAAATCGCACTCATAATTAGGATTGATGCCTGTGGGAATGACACTTGGATCGAACTCAAGCCCTAATCCAAGCTCACCGGTTGCATCCATCATCCACTGTAAGGCGGCATCTGATAACCCGCTGTGTTCTTCCGTTCCACCACCAACGCAACCATGTCCGCCCGGAAACCAAACTTGAATTACCCGTTGGTTCTCAACTTCAGGATGCTTCTTCATCGGGGTGACGTCGAAAACTTCGCGGATTTCATCGATCGCAACGGCGTGCAACGCATTCTGGATCGACTTATTTAACGTGGTGTCGTGGAATCGATACCGCTTATTGAGTTGTTGGTGAAACTTCTTGAAGGCGGGGAGTCCAGGAATCCCAAGAGAGCCGACAGTGTCGAAACAACCGAGTAAAGTGATCGGGACGCGCTCGCCGTATTGCTCACGGTAATCCGCTGCTATTCGATCCTTTGGTTTAATGTCTCGGTTGCGGTAAAGCTCGTAAGCTTCGTGTGCTCGGGTAACATGAGGGCGATCTAGGAGACCGGAGCAATAGATCATCCCCGCTAGGCTTCTGACAGTATAAGCACCGCGACTGAACCCGAATAGATAAATTTCGTCACCAGCTATATAGTTGAGACTCAGGAACCGATAAGCATCTTCGATGTTTCGATCAATTCCCAGTCCAGTGGCTCCGCCCAAAAGCTTGTTACTATCCGTTCCAACGCCTTCGTCATAAAACACAATCTGTGGAACTTCATCACTAGCAATGGGCTTCACGGATTGAGCTAGTTTAACTATATTACTTGGGTAAGGATTCGCTAGCTGTTGCCAAGTTCCATCACAGCAAACAATAAGACGTTTCATGTTCTACCTCCAATATTTTCAGTCAATGAAGTGAAGCAATAGCATTAGTCGCAGCATTACTCAGAACCTGTACTTTGTCTTTCATTGAAGGACTAGTATCGATGACGATAATTAAATCAACAGGAGGTATAGCTCTTCCTTTTTTATTCATATTTATTCGCTTTTTTCAGAGGATTTTAATTAAATAAAATTATTCATGGATAAAGATTTTCATGAGATTCATTCTGCTAAGTAAGAAACTGTTTTAAGAAAAACTCTAAAACCTAAAACCTGATTTATTCTCCTGAGTTATTCGTTTCATTAATGTTGCCTTTATATACTACTTCCAAAGATATAAATATTATTCAGCTATTTGGCTAATTTTCTTGGGTATAGATGATATTTTGTAAAATACAATAATATTAATAAACAAAAAGCAACATTATTTAATGCAGTAACTTGCTGAAAACCTCACGTTTTTAACAAATTAAGCTCAAGCATTTGTCAATATACCTGCGTTTATTTGTGCCTACCTACTTAATAACACTCCTAGAAGGAGCAGTGCGGAATCTACACTCTCTCATCAATCTTCCATAGAGAAATGAAATCAAGATGAAATTGCTCGATCCAATTACTGCTTGTACCAAGCTTTGCGCCACTGCTTCATCTGGTCAATTTCTTTTTCTTGTGAAGTTAGAATTTCTTGAGCCAATTTCTTCATTTCGGGGCGCTTCGACTTACTCAGTACATCTTGAGCCATAACCAGCGCACCTTCATGATGCGGAATCATGGCTCTGAAGGGAACGTCATTGTTCCCTATCAATTCAATTAATCTAACGCAGCTTTAACCTTTCCATCTGGGCTAAAAGCTACGTAAATGTTGGTATTCCCTCCGCCTTCTCTGGGAGAAACAAACGCACTACCAGGCAGAGGTAAATTTGTTTGATCGATGTACTCTCCTGAGGCATTACTTAGAGGTCTAATTCGTTGAACTGTCCCATCAGAATTAATGGACACACTATACTCTAGAGTTTGCTTTAAACCAGCAGGCGATTGCCAACCTTTTTTGAAGTAATTTTTGACCTCTACCACTGGAGAATTATCGTCAGGATTGACCTTGTTATTTGCCGCCACTGGAGAGGCTTCTTGATGCGTACCCTGTCCAGCACAGGGGGATTCTAATGAAGGTAAATTTGGCGGCAGGGTTGGCGGTACAACGGGATCGCGTCCAGAAAGGGACGGTTCATTGCTCAATTCAGGTTTCGGACTGGGTATTTGATCTGTCGAAGGGTTAACGGCGACAGGCTGGTCTAAGCTCGTT of the Allocoleopsis franciscana PCC 7113 genome contains:
- a CDS encoding response regulator, giving the protein MRSQETIRPKLLVVDDEPDNLDLLYRTFHREYKVLRADNGPAALEILAKEGDIAVIISDQRMPLMSGTEFLSLTATRYPDIIRIILTGYTDVEDLVEAINAGKVFKFVTKPWNSDDLKAVVRQAMDTHNVLKVRTRELCRALRRESLLNTVTNTIRNAQFGQEGDSPLQQILQRIVESVGHLLEVDICLLRPFQDGRLVDEWFVYQKDQGSLRSSTEAGLNGSASPTEIAANSPEPVTTDSEIGAREKAMGDSALLASPHLPVSSSSSSYPSLLEQTVWETREVEVINDVLTDERFLSEGEEIRQRAIAYQQTNIRSTLVVPLISQQELVAVLALHQCEQPYYWQDDEIQLVVMVADQAALALSQARAYEQVRALATQQALVNTITNAIRSTLDPQEIFTAITQQLGQAIKVDGCTLSLWREEDEFVQCVGLYDGKSAQVVESEDTENFNTAFINQFSNSSSVTHQLPQSLVPISGNPVLQQLVRTQQPVAIDDLAANPEMKGFDLPFRKPARALLVVPLLADSASSNASVSDARTTPRLPGQPSGKIIGSITLRHTYRPRHWLPSEINLAQAVAAQAAIAVQQSRLYQKTRQQAERLMELDRQKTEFFQNISHEFRTPLTLMIGPLESVIERKQDLPYEQCAIALRNSRRLLRLVNQLLDLHRLDAGRMQASFRPCNLVQFVSQIVEAFRPYCDKKNIRLSTQLTRCTSVYVDLEKFDKVLYNLLSNAMKFTEAGGNITIKVESAGDHVRLQISDTGIGIKKEQVPHLFERFRQAEGSVNRSYEGSGLGLALVKELVELHGGQISVESVYSEGTTFTVWLQTGTSHLPVEQVLEVPTEMQVSRASVELADLEIELPVEEEEQGTGEPQIKVAGVPASPPSQILVVDDNSDLRAYVSRILRQEGYQIRIARNGAEGFEVAQEYRPQLIVADLMMPEVSGLDMIRMIRDTEELKGTPIILLTAKADEATRIEGTEQGADAYLSKPFNDRELLAEVRNLLALKANEQRVLELNTYLTESVLRRFLPPAMVQRAAKGELELDLSPEQTLITTLFSDIVGFTQLSNTLRSRRVAELLNEYLAAMTQAVFDNGGTVDKFMGDGILAIFGAPEVLSPKEQVRRAVATARQMLRSLEQLNQRWEEQGIVGKDGPPPVRFRCGIHQGTAVVGMFGGKERSDYTAIGPSVNIASRLQEAAEPNSILVSAQVADWLDDHEITKFRPLMLKGVDETVLTFSVKPMTNDSDKM
- a CDS encoding DUF3747 domain-containing protein, whose translation is MNISQCLQVAGLAVASLLTIGTLSPTTAATFDDAEVNGNNFIAVAAPYGDNKHQLLIIEQLSNRRPCWSETGSNPVTVEPLLLKFDFTGICGRSTDSNGYSLRMSGEDLGLDYLLRIVERNGELVLVGTPRVNRSAGEVEIGSTQGMTNGFAKIILNPGWRFTRRTYQGKSLGHIYLTTDSSAPVASQSNTPPRNLPSSQPSFSSPPPVPSSPPERELIFTKPGDDSTAPSIGVPSTPVPSSPSTPERQIPVFVVPTN
- a CDS encoding GUN4 domain-containing protein; the encoded protein is MSNIIGMITVLVGAVGAGVSVWFVSRQQRQQEQEHHQETERRLLAQLEQERHQHEEVERQQQQEQKHYQETERRLLAQLEQERRQRQEIERQRQQEQERHQETERRLLAQLEQERRQHQEVSPKDLNQEPNQEATPPEPHFPSWDSFNHVIQTGIGDLEKSLTNSFEEVATPTPERTPNFVLKLRDLLASGKWEEADKETLKIMLQVAGREKKGWLDVASIQNFPCEDFRVIDQLWLQSSNGRFGFSVQKHIWKSVGGNLKADDKIYKAFGDLVEWRVNENWLQINDLTFEPSAPVGHLPATAVRLGGLSWGVDGFWWEKREAYVFLLSEKDW
- a CDS encoding peroxidase family protein is translated as MARDTSRDGLSNKALVYALSNFKPLWNLVQSYEPLKRKINKFFLNSIIYKIPTRPLPYSLMTLDPCIPGTNIPKKTDAYTSWDSLTDRTYTGRHLPPDPEFNKDGNLPEIKDLKVLFQKRDGKTIYSPKSTLLFPYWVQWFTDSFLRIDQQNRFKNTSNHQIDMCNVYGLTRKQTNLIRAFKDGKFKTQKLKRHDGVEEEYPLFYYADPENSIIDPQFEGLHAPLNDEKRQPPEKKAKLFAMGVERANVQIGYVMLNTLCIREHNRICDILSKNYPEWDDERLFQTARNILMVIVLNIIMEEYIFHITPYKFKFFADPEAFAKESWYRENWMALEFSLVYRWHSALPEKFIYDGKETPMYDSLWNNQMLIDKGLGALMEETCSQPGTRIGLFNTPDFPISGTPYTFIDATELASIKLGRQAQLASYNDYREMCGFPRVTDFNQITGDEYAQQKLKELYGHVDKIEFFVGLYAEDVRENSAIPPLVARLIGIDAFSQALTNPLLSPKIFNKDTFSPVGWEIIQNTKTVSDLVNRNVPPSDRKYKVSFNL
- a CDS encoding DUF2235 domain-containing protein, giving the protein MKRLIVCCDGTWQQLANPYPSNIVKLAQSVKPIASDEVPQIVFYDEGVGTDSNKLLGGATGLGIDRNIEDAYRFLSLNYIAGDEIYLFGFSRGAYTVRSLAGMIYCSGLLDRPHVTRAHEAYELYRNRDIKPKDRIAADYREQYGERVPITLLGCFDTVGSLGIPGLPAFKKFHQQLNKRYRFHDTTLNKSIQNALHAVAIDEIREVFDVTPMKKHPEVENQRVIQVWFPGGHGCVGGGTEEHSGLSDAALQWMMDATGELGLGLEFDPSVIPTGINPNYECDFKNDPGFFKLAGIKFREVGDVIEDLHESTIKRLQVRKDYRPKNLEKVLPKLIQNLEK